CTGGGCGACATGGGCGCGGAGGTCGCGAAAGTCGAACCGCCCGAAAGCGGCGATCCGATGCGCGCCTGGGGCCAGGGCGACAAGCCGACCTGGTGGCGGGTCATCGCACGCAACAAGTATTCGGTGGCAGCCGATCTCAAGACGGCCGAAGGGCAGGATCTGGTCCGCCGGTTGATCGCGGAAGCGGATATCCTGATCGAGAACTTCCGCCCCGGAACGCTGGAGAAATGGTCGCTCGACCCTCGCGATCTGATGGAAATGAACCCGCGTCTGATCGTGGTTCGCGTATCCGGGTACGGTCAGTGGGGCCCCTACGCTGCGCGAGCCGGCTTCGGCGGCATTGCGGAGGCAATGGGCGGATGGCGCAAGATCGTCGGAGAGCCGGATAGGCCGCCCGCGCGCATGGGCGTTTCCATCGGCGACACGCTGGCGGCGACTTACGGATGCATGGGTGCACTGGCCGCGCTTCACGAACGCGCCACCAGCGGCAAGGGGCAGATCGTCGATGTCGCGCTGTATGAATCGGTGCTTCAGGTCATGGAAGGGCTGATCCCTGAATGGGCGATCGCCGGCCACAAGCGCGAGCGGACGGGATCGACCCTGCCGGGAATTGCCCCTTCGAATGTCTATTCCTGCAGCGACGGCGAATTTCTGATCGGAGCCAACCAGGACAGTGTCTTCGCCCGTCTGTGCGAAGCGATGGGACAGGCCGATCTGGCCACGGACGAGCGCTATCGCACCCACACCGCCCGGGGGAAGCATCAGGCCGAGCTGGACGCGCTGATCAACGCCTGGACCCGGCGCTTCACGGTTGCGGAACTCGAAACACTGATGAACGAACATGGCGTACCCGCCGGCCGCATTCTCGATGCCGAAGACATGTTGAGCGATCCGCACTTCGCCGCGCGCGAAGCGATCGTGATGGTCGACGATGCGGAACTGGGGCCCGTGCCGATGCAGGGCGCATTTCCGAAACTGTCGCGCACCCCCTCGAAAATCCGCCGGAACGCGCCGCGCGATGTGGGGCAGGACACCGCCGAAATCTGCCGGCGCTGGCTGGGCGACTGATCACCGTCGCAGCCGTGCCGCGGCATCGGTGAAGGTCAGTCGCCCACGCGATGCGTGCGCGCAAGGGCGCTGGTTCTTTCGCGGCCCAGCTGCCGATTGAGCCAGTGTGCGGTATCGACAAGCCTGTCGAGATCCAGCAACAGCGCGCCACCCTCGCCGCCGTCGGGGCCGCCGCCCGTGGCATAGACAAAATCTTCGGTCGCCAGATTGCCCGCCGCACCGGGTGCGAAGGGGCAACCGCCGGTTCCGCCGATGGAGGCATCTATAACGCGCGCTCCGCCGCGAATGGCGGCCAGGGCATTGGCGACACCCATCCCCCGCGTATCATGCAGATGCACGCGCACCGGCACCGGGCCGACGGCCTCCACCACCATGCGCGTGAGGTGCTCCACTTCCTCAGGACGCGCAATTCCGATGGTGTCGGCCAGGCCGATTTCATGGCTACCAGCCGCCGCCAGTCGGCGCGCCATTGCAACGACATGCTCGCGGGAAACGCGCCCTTCGAAGGGGCAGCCCCAGGCGACCGCGATCATCGCCTGCGCGGCGCGCCCTTCGCTGCCGGCAAGCTCCAGCACATCGCACGCGATTTCCAGTGATTGTGCGCTCGACTGGCGCTGATTGCGCATGCCGAAGCTGTCGCTCGCCACGCAGACGAAGCCGATCTCGTCCACCTGCGTTTCCAGCGCTCGCAGGGCGCCGCGCTTGTTGAGCACGAGGCCGATATAGCGGGCGGCGCCGGGCGGCAGGCGGTCCACGACCTCTTCGGCCCCGGCCATCTGGGGCACGGCATCGGGCCGCACGAAGCTTGCCACTTCCAGCCGCGATGCGCCCGCTGCGATGGCCCGTTCGATCAGTTCGGCCCTGATCTCGACCGGCAGGATGCGCGGTTCGTTCTGCAACCCGTCACGGGGGGACACTTCGACCAGT
The nucleotide sequence above comes from Pelagerythrobacter marensis. Encoded proteins:
- a CDS encoding CaiB/BaiF CoA transferase family protein — its product is MSGSTENADATGSLQGVRVVELGQLIAGPFCGQLLGDMGAEVAKVEPPESGDPMRAWGQGDKPTWWRVIARNKYSVAADLKTAEGQDLVRRLIAEADILIENFRPGTLEKWSLDPRDLMEMNPRLIVVRVSGYGQWGPYAARAGFGGIAEAMGGWRKIVGEPDRPPARMGVSIGDTLAATYGCMGALAALHERATSGKGQIVDVALYESVLQVMEGLIPEWAIAGHKRERTGSTLPGIAPSNVYSCSDGEFLIGANQDSVFARLCEAMGQADLATDERYRTHTARGKHQAELDALINAWTRRFTVAELETLMNEHGVPAGRILDAEDMLSDPHFAAREAIVMVDDAELGPVPMQGAFPKLSRTPSKIRRNAPRDVGQDTAEICRRWLGD
- a CDS encoding hydroxymethylglutaryl-CoA lyase, which codes for MGGTAIELVEVSPRDGLQNEPRILPVEIRAELIERAIAAGASRLEVASFVRPDAVPQMAGAEEVVDRLPPGAARYIGLVLNKRGALRALETQVDEIGFVCVASDSFGMRNQRQSSAQSLEIACDVLELAGSEGRAAQAMIAVAWGCPFEGRVSREHVVAMARRLAAAGSHEIGLADTIGIARPEEVEHLTRMVVEAVGPVPVRVHLHDTRGMGVANALAAIRGGARVIDASIGGTGGCPFAPGAAGNLATEDFVYATGGGPDGGEGGALLLDLDRLVDTAHWLNRQLGRERTSALARTHRVGD